From Rhodococcus sp. B7740, one genomic window encodes:
- a CDS encoding PPE domain-containing protein, protein MTDPYEELAATIDNIVTSAFVTPVGPEFLGSVLQAAFEKANVALDYRGEFEPTEVVITEAFEVMPHEQIVAMVGSLGTDTIGNSSKNWNDLSAAATTGSDAFRSGIEAAMTSGWSGPTADAVRGGVADYVSSATALSTSMSLISNKLLEAHSGFTQTQSRMPPVVAAPVSSMIDSLLPIPFAAKDAASAREEQQEEARRIMRSVYVPGVLQSDSEVPVLPAAHNPVADSAPSSGGWGLGNSAGDGSLGSSSGNRSANGTDWAAPTAAGQAPPGGTEGADTGRTGTPSEQAGAGGSGSLPPADDSGDTRAASATGPGTSGGAGSGLGAGPGGGYGGTGPGSGGFAGSNGSGYGGAGYAGGSGNGSGAGSGYGSSVLGPPIGGGTGGGGAGSNGAGGGLGSAAAAGRAGAHGMPGMGAVGAPGTRGAGDNDGEHATPGYLVDVSNGSELIGDLPLVAPPVLGG, encoded by the coding sequence ATGACGGATCCGTACGAGGAACTCGCAGCGACGATCGACAACATCGTCACCAGTGCGTTCGTGACGCCGGTCGGCCCCGAATTTCTCGGCTCCGTTCTGCAAGCGGCATTCGAGAAGGCGAACGTGGCCCTCGACTACCGCGGCGAGTTCGAGCCGACCGAGGTGGTCATCACCGAGGCGTTCGAGGTGATGCCGCACGAGCAGATCGTGGCCATGGTCGGATCGCTGGGAACCGACACCATCGGGAACTCGTCCAAGAACTGGAACGACTTGTCCGCTGCCGCTACCACCGGATCCGACGCCTTCCGGTCCGGCATCGAGGCGGCCATGACGTCGGGCTGGTCGGGACCGACAGCCGACGCCGTCCGTGGCGGCGTGGCCGACTACGTGTCGTCTGCGACCGCGCTGTCCACCTCGATGAGCCTGATCAGCAACAAATTACTCGAGGCGCACTCCGGATTCACGCAGACGCAATCGAGGATGCCGCCGGTGGTTGCGGCGCCCGTGAGCAGCATGATCGATTCCCTTCTGCCCATTCCCTTCGCCGCGAAGGACGCAGCGTCCGCCCGCGAGGAGCAGCAGGAAGAAGCTCGTCGAATCATGCGCTCGGTCTACGTACCAGGGGTGTTGCAGTCCGATTCCGAGGTGCCGGTGCTACCGGCAGCGCACAACCCGGTCGCAGACAGTGCCCCCTCCAGCGGAGGCTGGGGACTCGGGAACTCCGCGGGGGACGGCAGCCTCGGTTCGAGTTCCGGAAACCGGAGCGCGAACGGAACAGATTGGGCGGCCCCGACGGCTGCAGGACAGGCACCACCCGGCGGCACCGAAGGTGCCGATACGGGTCGGACCGGTACGCCGTCGGAGCAGGCGGGGGCCGGCGGTTCGGGTTCCTTGCCTCCTGCCGACGACTCCGGTGACACTCGGGCCGCATCGGCCACCGGGCCCGGCACTTCCGGTGGTGCGGGTTCCGGGCTGGGCGCAGGTCCCGGCGGCGGCTACGGCGGAACAGGACCGGGCAGTGGCGGCTTCGCAGGATCCAATGGTTCGGGCTACGGCGGCGCGGGATACGCGGGTGGATCCGGAAACGGTTCCGGTGCCGGATCAGGTTATGGCAGCTCGGTTCTCGGCCCTCCGATCGGCGGCGGGACGGGCGGCGGCGGGGCAGGCAGCAATGGGGCGGGCGGCGGACTCGGCAGCGCAGCAGCGGCCGGCCGCGCGGGAGCGCACGGTATGCCGGGAATGGGTGCCGTGGGGGCACCGGGCACACGGGGAGCGGGCGACAACGACGGCGAACACGCGACTCCCGGTTACCTGGTGGACGTGAGCAACGGCAGCGAACTGATCGGCGATCTGCCCCTCGTCGCACCTCCGGTACTCGGCGGCTGA
- a CDS encoding ESX secretion-associated protein EspG — protein MTTWTMPGIDFMMLCSRFGRDRLPYPLAVTIDVDTVDELRQLRLEASARIDAMMDDELGAAVRSVVDPMVRIECLCETTDSPYAIVRSHAAIRHDTAAVLTQQPGPDASSGGAVTIELTGPARAPALVLGPVPSITAGHRPAERLERATAAATSGGTHLSTATRGATADEQFRSFFDRPRSAVGEVIVARGKTYDNRRDTDAVSFFWMDFDRDGRYIVHSGESIEIAPIDTAGLASEIEGHVTVALRQ, from the coding sequence ATGACGACCTGGACCATGCCCGGCATCGATTTCATGATGCTGTGCAGTCGATTCGGACGCGACCGACTGCCGTACCCCCTGGCGGTCACCATCGACGTCGATACCGTGGACGAACTGCGACAACTGCGGCTCGAGGCGTCGGCGAGGATCGACGCGATGATGGACGATGAGCTCGGCGCAGCTGTTCGGAGCGTCGTCGACCCGATGGTTCGTATCGAATGTCTTTGCGAGACAACCGATTCCCCCTACGCAATCGTGCGCAGCCACGCAGCGATTCGCCACGACACGGCCGCGGTGCTGACTCAACAACCGGGGCCCGACGCCTCCTCCGGTGGTGCCGTCACCATCGAACTGACCGGCCCGGCCCGTGCCCCCGCCCTGGTTCTCGGGCCCGTGCCGAGTATCACGGCCGGCCACCGACCGGCCGAGCGACTCGAACGTGCCACTGCCGCAGCGACATCGGGTGGCACGCATCTGTCCACCGCAACGCGAGGCGCGACCGCGGACGAGCAGTTCCGGTCGTTCTTCGACCGCCCACGGTCGGCAGTCGGCGAGGTCATCGTCGCGCGCGGCAAGACCTACGACAACCGCCGCGACACCGACGCCGTCTCGTTCTTCTGGATGGACTTCGATCGAGACGGTCGGTACATCGTGCACTCCGGAGAGTCGATCGAGATAGCGCCCATCGATACCGCCGGCTTGGCGTCGGAGATCGAAGGGCATGTCACGGTCGCGCTGAGGCAATGA
- a CDS encoding helix-turn-helix domain-containing protein: protein MVEEFVDHLVVCHLGEILDARGMTLAELSRLAGVSVVNLSVLKNDRAKAIRFSTLTAVCRALDCTPGDLFTLRQV from the coding sequence ATGGTGGAGGAGTTCGTCGACCATCTGGTCGTCTGCCATCTGGGCGAGATTCTCGACGCCCGCGGGATGACGCTCGCCGAGCTCTCGCGTCTGGCCGGAGTCAGCGTGGTCAATCTGTCGGTGCTCAAGAACGACCGCGCCAAGGCCATCCGGTTCTCGACCCTCACCGCCGTGTGCCGCGCCCTCGACTGCACACCCGGCGACCTGTTCACCCTGCGCCAGGTCTGA